The nucleotide sequence TGAACAATAGCGCGAGGGCTTTGAGGATCGATGGTGCGTTGACCCTGCAATGTGTAGAAACGGTAGGGGCGCCGATGCACCCGAACCTTCGCCACACTGGCGGGGTTCTGGGGAAACGCGGGCATGTCTCCTTGCGAGCCCAGGGTTTGTTTGTCGTCTGCAATCACGGAATAAATTGCTTGCTCAGGGATGGCGATACCACGAGCGTCTAACTTGACGCTTCCATTCTCAGTGTCTGCTTCCTGGACGGCGCCGAAGAGCGCATTCGATGTCGCTCGCAGATTTGCATCCATTGCCTCGAACCGAACTTTCCGTTCATGGTTCGTGACAATTCCAACGAGGACGACTGCAGCGAAAAATTCCAAGAGCAATACTGTGAGAGTCAACCTGCGGCTTAGCGATATACGAGAATTCATCAAAGACTCTCTTTGCTTCGGATTCTGTAGCCCCGATGCCGCACAGTTTCGATGATGGATTCTCTTCCTGGAACTGTCAGCTTACGTCGAAGGTTGAAGATATGAACTTCGATGACATTGTCAGTATGTTCCCACTCGAAGTCATAAAGGTGTTCTAGTAGGACCTTCTTGGGAACAATCGACTTTGTATGGTGTGCGAGATATTCCAGAATGCGGTATTCCGTCGGAGACAAATCGATGGTTTCGTCAGCTCGCGTGACCTTCTGTTGCACCGTATCAATCGAGATGTCCCCCACTTGCAAATTGGGAGACGCTGTACCTTTCGAGCGGCGGATGAGCGCTTTTGCACGAGCTATGAGTTCGCGAAGATCAAAAGGCTTGCCGATATAGTCATCTGCTCCAGCATTCAGCAGTTCGATCAGGCTGTCCTTGCCCTCTCGGGCGGTAAGGATCAGCACCGGTGTCTTGATGTTGGTACGGCGCATGTGTTGCAGCACCGTTTTGCCATCACGGCCAGGAAGCATCAAGTCCAGAATGATCAAATCGTAGAGGCCTTGTTCTGCACAATACGATCCGTCTAATCCATCTGCAGCATGGTCAACGGCGAACCCAGCTTCCCGCAAGGCGGTCGCGATGTTTTCTGCAAGGCGAGGTTCATCTTCCACCACGAGCACTCTCATGAGTCTCAGTCTAGACCGAGATACCTTAAGCAATGCTGAAGTTGTCGATGCTGCTGTCCGCGGAGCATACTATCTGCGATGTTTCAGCGATCCATCCTGCCACAGCAAATTGCTGCTTCCCGCAGAGACTTTCTGCGCGGCGCTATCGGTGCGATCTCAGCGACGACCGTGCGGAGTGGTTTTGCTGCTCCGTTGACAGCCGCAGTGCAGCCATCGCAGAAGACCATCGTCGTGACCTTCGGCGGTGGCGCACGCGATGAAGAGACGTTTGCAGAGGAGGGTCAAGAGAACATCCCCAACCTTCTGCATACGCTGCTGCCGCAAGGCACGTTCTTTACGCAGGTGCGTAACGGTGGCATTCTCGGGCACTATGTTGCCACGGCAAGCATCGTTACCGGCGTGTATGAGCGCTTCAATAACTTCATCGCACAGCCGCCGCCGAACCCAACTTTGTTTGAGTACTATCGTCGTGCGTTGAAACGACCGGTGACGGATACCTGGGTGATTGCACCCAGCAATGGCTTTCAGAAAATTGGCGGTAGCAGCAATGCGCGGTTCGGCCCGCAATACGGCGCGGGTGTCATTCTTCCGAAGCGACTTCTTAGCACCGCCATGCAAAACACATCGCCCGGAGCGGACCTGCAGCATCTGCTGCAGGACAACTACGAGATGCCGGATTACCAGGTGCTGTCGACGTCGCAGGATCGTGAATTGCACCTGGAATCGTTGGAGTCCACGTTGCGACTTTCCGTGGCCGATTTTGTGAAACATGCACAAACGCTGGATAGCGCCGATGAACTGTCGCTGTTCATAACGCGGCGGTTGATGGACCAGCAGGCGCCGTCGCTGATGATGCTGACACTGCATGACATGGACGTAGCGCACTCCGGAGCGTATTCGCTCTACATCGATGCCATTCGTCGTGCGGATCGTCTCTGCGCGGAGTTGTGGCAGGCCGTGCAGACGCATCCTGAATACCGCGATCGCACAACGGTATACATCATGCCGGACTTCGGACGCGACGCCGACGACGATCCATCCGGTAACGGCTTCCAGCATCACCGCACGGGCAGCGATATGGCGCGGACCACATGGCTATTGGCGATGGGACCTCATATCCGGCAGAACGTTGTTGTGGAGCGGCCGATTGAGTCGATTGACCTGGTGCCTACTGTGGGATGCCGCCTTGGATTCAGTACGGATACACCGGGCCGCTGTATTGAGGAGCTGCGATGACGCCCGCGGATCTGCAGCCTGCAAGCTTTACAGCGTATCCACCTCTAGCACAGGCTTTTGCCGTTCGCCATCTCGCATTGTTGCGTGCCTTGCCGATGAGCGTGTGCCCGTCTTTTCTGGCCCAGATCATCGCACTGGATATGCGTTTTCCAGTGGAGAGGGAGACGCTGGAGTGGCAGTGTGCTTCGCTTGAGTCGATGGAGTCTCAGCGTCGTGCGTCGTTACTGAGTCCGCTGCAAGCAATCACTCTGCCGCTTGAACTTGAACGCACGAACTGGGTCCGCTCACCCGCCGCGTTTGTCGAGCAACTCACGGCATCACTTTGGTCTACAGG is from Terriglobus sp. TAA 43 and encodes:
- a CDS encoding response regulator transcription factor, translating into MRVLVVEDEPRLAENIATALREAGFAVDHAADGLDGSYCAEQGLYDLIILDLMLPGRDGKTVLQHMRRTNIKTPVLILTAREGKDSLIELLNAGADDYIGKPFDLRELIARAKALIRRSKGTASPNLQVGDISIDTVQQKVTRADETIDLSPTEYRILEYLAHHTKSIVPKKVLLEHLYDFEWEHTDNVIEVHIFNLRRKLTVPGRESIIETVRHRGYRIRSKESL